In Deltaproteobacteria bacterium, the sequence ATGCCCGGCCCGTGGGTGAGCGCCTCGGGGCTCTCGGTCGCCACGGCGCGCACCACCTTGCCGTGCAGCCGCAAGGGCTTCCGGAAGGGCAGGGTGAGCAGCACGTCGACGTCGGTCTCCACCGGCAGCGGGTGGTAGCTCGAGAGGAAGATGCCGCCGTGCGCGAGGTTCTGGGTGTACTCGTTCACGAGCTCGGTCGCGGCGTTCACCGCGACCTCGAGCTGCACCGCCTGCGCCTCGCGCGGCACCACCATGCTCGCCGTCGTGGGCCGCGCGTTGCGCACCGGCTCCGGCGGCAGGGGCGGGCGGTTCTCCGCGCTCGCGAGCAGGCTGGTCACGGCGTTGAGCAGCGCGGCGGGATCCACCGGCTTGGAGAGCAGCTTGCCCGGCGCGATCGCCTGCTCCACGCCCTCGCGCTGGGTGTCGAGCATCTGCAGCGCGGTGACGCCGATGACAGGCAGCGCGCGCGCCCAGGGACGGGTGCGCAGCTCGCGGACGAGGTCGAGCCCGCCCATGCGCGGCAAGAGCAGATCGGTGAGCAGCAGATCCGCGCCGCCGAACCAGAGCTCGCGGAGCGCCTCTTCGCCGCTCCGGTAGGCCACCACCTCGAAGCCCGCATCGACCAGCTGGTCGCTGAGGATGGCCACCAGGGTGGCGTCGTCCTCGACGATCGCCAGCTTCGGTCCCGCGTCCGATGCCATGCGAACCTCCCGACTGTTCGGCGGGGGGAACCTAGTCGATCGGCCGGCGGGAAAGGTGGCGAATTCGATATTTCAGGGAGGCGCGATTTTTCTCAGGCCTGGTCCCGCCACACGGCCACGTAGGTCGCGGTGTCCCAGGCGTTGCGGATGGCCACCAGCATCAGCGCGAGCGTGACCGCGGCGATCACGAAGAGCCCCGTCTCGAGGTGCTTGCGCAGCTCGAACGCTGCGACGGGCAGCGCGGCGTACCCCGCGAGCGGCGCGACGTGGAACCAGATCCAATCCGACAGCTCGGTCTGGTGCGAGGTCTGGATACGGGCCAGCCAGGTGCCACGGCTGGCGTAGATCACCCCGGCGAGGCCCAGGACCTCGAGCAAGATCGCCAGCTCATCGAGCCGCGGCCAGGGCGTGGAGAGCAGGGCGGCGAGCACCAGCGGGGCCACGAGCTGCACGATGGTGGGCGTGCCGAACGCGGCCAGGGAGCCCCGCGAGTTGGGATCGCGGCGCATCGAGGCGACGAGCGTCACGGCCACGAACATGAGGCCGATGAGCGCGCCCGAGGCCGAGCCGAGGATGACGTAGAAGCCGCTCCAGCCCGAGAGCGCCGTGCGCGTGGCTTCGTTCATGGCCAGGCTCCCGGAAAAGGTTAGGCATCCGGGAGCCCGGGGACAGCGACCGCTACGGGTAGCTGCACATATCGCCGCCCGACGGCCCGAGCGCCGGCTCCGAGATCGTCGTGGTGTCGCCGTCGATGGAGAGCAAGAACGCCGTGAGCTGTCGGATGTCCGAGGCGCTCGGCTGGAACACCTGCGCCACCGGCGACTGGTAGTGCCCCTGGAACGTGGTGCTGAACGCCTCCTCCAACGTGCGCGCGTTGCCCGCGTGGAAGTAGGGCGCGCCGACCTGCGTGCCCAGGAGCGAGGGCGGGTTGTAGCCCGAGGTGAAGTCCTTCGCGCTCACGCCGCCCGCGCCTTGCGCGCCGGTCAGCATGTCCTGACGCAGCTCCAGCACGTTCACCGCCGCGGGCGAGACGCCGGTCGGCACCGCTCCGTTGGCCGCGATGGTGCCCACCGGCCGCAGAATGCACTGCAGCTGCTCGAAGCCCGTCGGCTCGCCGGAGCGCATGGTCTGCTTGCCCGAGCTGGTGCTCGGGTAGAGCGCCGCGGGGAAGTGGGCGTTCTGCGCGTTGGTGAGCCAGCTGGTGTTCGAGAGCGACGTCGACGCCGACGAGCCGAACGCGTCGTTGGGCACATCGCCCGGCGCATAGAAGACCTTGGAGATGGTCCAGCTCTCCCCGCTGTGGCAGGCCATGCAGTTGCCGTTCTGGAAGACCGAGCGGCCCGCGGTGACGTCGCCGGCGTTGAGGTTGGTGGGCGCGCGCGGCGAGCGGATGTTCTGGATGAACGCGGTGATCTCGGCCCAGTTGTTGATCACGCTGTGACCGTGCGTGCCGGTGCCGTTGGGATCGGCCACGTCGGCCGACGAGCCCTGTAGGCCCTGCTGCGGCGGCGTCTGGTTGAAGAGGTCGATGCGGTCGGCCTTCACCGGTGGCGTGCTCGTCGCGGACACGATCGCGCCCACGCCGCCGGAGATGCCGCGCACGTTGCCCTCGAAGTCGGCGATCTCGTCGTTGACCGCGGTCCAGTTGAGGATGCGCTGGGCGCCGGACGTCTTGGAGAAGGTGCCGTCGAGGCTGGTCGACTGCCGCGGGCCTCGCGCGAAGTACCAGGTCACGTTGTCCGAGAGGCCGTCGACGTGGCACGCCGCGCACGAGCTCCACGCTGCGCCGTTGAGCGACCAGCGGCCGAGGCCGGTGGTGAAGAAGCGCTTGCCGTTGAGCTGCGCGGCCGCGGACGTACCCGCGGTGGGCATCGCCGTCGACTGCACGTCGGCGGTGGCGCTCGAGGAGAGCGTCTGGGTGTTGAGGTCGATGGCCTCCACGTCGCGGGTGCCGTCGTTGATGACAAAGGCGAAGGCCCGGTTGCGGCTCACCGCCACGCCGATGGGCAGGTGGATCGCGCTGTTGGTCGAGCTGCGCACGTCGATGAAGTTGCCGTTGTCGGCGTTGCTCGCCGCGGAGCCGACCTGGGTGATCGCGCCGGAGGACGTCGTGAGTCGGAACAGCGCGTCGGCGCCCTCGGCGGCCACGTAGGCGAACGCGCTCTTGAAGGCGAGGTCCACGGGCAAGAGCGGCATGCGCGTGGAGGCCGTCCCGCTCGCGATGTCGGCCGTGGTGGTGAAGAGCGCGTCCAGCGTGAAGGTGCGGGTGGCCTGGCCGCCCGTGGGATCGATGATGGTTAGGCCGGGGTGGGTGGTGGTCTTGGCGTTCGCGGTGTCCGGCGCGCAGATCCCGCCGTTCGCGATGTTGCAGGCGCCGGCCGCGGAGCCGAAGCCGCAGTCGGAGTCGACGGTGCAGGTGTTCTTGCACGCGCCGTTCACGCAGCTGCCGGAGAGGCCGCCAGGGCACTGCGAGTCGAGCGCGCACGCGCCCTTCTGGAACACGCCCGTGGGGCCGGCCGGCGACGCGCAGGTGCTGGTGACGTAGATGAAGCCGTTGTCGTCGATCGTCGCCGAGGCCACCTGGTTCGGGAAGCAGCCGGTGGCGCTGCCCTTGGCGTCTTTGAAGCCGGTGTCGGTCACGGGCGGCAGATCGATCGTCGTCGGCGTGGCGGTGGCCACGGGCACCTTGTAGAGCAGGCCCTTCCAGTTGGTGTCCGAGGCCGCGAGGTCCGCAGCGTTCTCGGGCGCGGTTCGCACCGCGAACCACTCGGTCACGTACACCGTCTCATCCGCGTCGCTCGCGTCGCCGTTGTTGGTGATGGCGATGCCGCGCGGGTGCGCGAGCGCGGGGCGCGGCGCGAACTGAACGGCAGGGCCGAGCAGGCCGGTGTTGGCGATCGTGGCGTTGAGATCGATCGTGGAGGTCACCGTGAAGCCAACCGGATCGATCACCGAGAGCGTGCCGTCCACCCAGTTGGAGACGTAGAGCGCCGAGTTGTTCGGGGTGAGCGCGAGCGAGGTTGGCTCAGAGCCCACGTTCACGCTGCGTCCCACGAGCGGCGTGGTCTTCAGGCCGGTGAGCTCCACGACCTTCTGGTCCTGGCGCAGCACGACGTACGCCGTGGTGCCGCAGCCATCGACGACGACCTGCCACGGCTCGCCGCCCACGTAGAGCTCCGAGAGCAACGTGACGTTCGGCTGGCCGGTGCCGTAGTCCACCGAGAAGACCGAGACGCTGCTCGCGTCGCGGTTCACGGCCACGAGCGTGCTGTCGTCCGAGGAGAGCGCGATGGCCGAGCCGCGCGTCGGGCCCACCGCGGTCACCGTGCACGCGCCGCCGGTGCTGCCGCTCGAGGAGCCGCTGGTGCCCGTGCTTGAGCCGCTTCCCGAGCCAGAGCCGCTTCCGGATCCACTTCCAGAGCCCGAACCGGACGTGGCCGTCGCCGACGCGCTGCCGGAGTCCGAACCCGATCCGGACGTCGCCGAGGTGCTGCTGGTGCTCGAGCTCGACGACGCGCTGGACGGGGTCGTGCTCGTCGTGCCCGAGGAGCCGCTGGTGCTGGTCGACGCGGAGGACTCGCTGGTCGTGCCCGTGCTCGACGCCGCCGTGGAGCTCGCGGAGGTGCTCGCGGTCGAGGAGGTGCTTCCGGTCGCGGTCCCGCCCGTGGTCGACGAGGCGCTGCTGCCCGTCGTGTTCTTGCCGCAGCCCAGCGCCGCAAGCGCGAGCGCGCAACCGAGCAGCGCCGCGCGCGTTCCTGAGGTCATCATCGAGGTTCCCCCGTTCGAACCGGAGGTTCACTCTAGGTCGAGCGTGTCGTCGGGTGGCCAGCGAAAACGCGGACCGGGTCGTGATAGATGATTTGTACGCCAACGACTGCTCGGGGCTGAGCCGAGGCTGACGACGCAGGGGGGCTTGCGATCGACTGGGGCCACATCTCTCCCGATGCCTTGCCCGAGGCCATCCTGGTGGTGGGCGGCGATTGCATCGAGTGGGTGAATCCGCAGGCCGAGTCCCTGCTCGGCGCGGCTGCGGGCGCGCTCGCGAACGCGCCGCTCACCCAGATCCTGGAGCCGGGCGAGCTGGCGCGGCTGCAGAACCTCGAGGCCCATCGCCGCGACGGCTGGCACGTGCCGCCCGTGCTGCGCTTGCGGCTGCGTCGCGCCGACGGGACACCCCTCTTTGCCGACGTCGCGGTCGCCCACTCGGATGGCCGCCGGGTGCTCACCGCGCGCGACGCCGGCGAGAGCCACGCGGCCGAGCAGCTCATGTCGCGGCTGGGGCAGCTCTCGGTGACCGACGGCTCCATCCGCGACCTCGAGAGCCTCTTCGACGCCGCCTCGCCAGTCTTCGAAGCGCTCGGCTGGGTGGCGTGCCTCACCGAGGCGCGCGGCGACGTGGCCTGCGTGACGCGCATGGGCGGCGTTCGCGTTGGCAATCCGCTCGCGGACTACGTGGCCGGCCTGGTGGGCAACGAGGTGCCGCTCGGCAAGTACCCGGTGGTGGCGAAGGTGGTGCGCACCGGCCAGCCGCTCTTCCTCGACGACATCCCTCAGGTGCAGCCTGGCCCGGAGCACGCGGCGACGGCGCTCTCGGAGCAGATGATCCGCAGCCGCGGCCTGAGCCGGAGCGCGTGGCTCCCCGTTCCGAACGTGCACGGCGGCACGCTGGTGCTCTCGGTGGCCGGCGACGCGCTCAGCCACCCGGACTTCGTGGCCACGCAGCTCTTCGCCGCGCAGCTGGCCTCGGCGCATCGGCTCTCGCAGCTGCGCGCGGAGCTGGTGCGCAAGGAGCGGCTCGCGGCCGTGGGGGAGATGTCGGCGGTGCTCGCGCACGAGGTCCGAAACCCGCTCGGCGCCATCTTCAACGTCATCGGCGGGCTTCGGCACGAGGCCACGAGCACGGCCGCGAGCGGGCTGCTCGACGTCCTCAGCGAAGAGGCGGAACGCCTGCACCGGCTGGTCTCGGATCTGTTGATGTTCGCGCGGCCGCCGGCGGCCAAGCCGGTGGTGGTGGCCACCGCGGCGGCGATCCACGAGGCGATCGGCGCGGCCCGACAGGACCCGGGCGCAGCCGGCGACTATCGACTCACGGAGAGCGTGCCCGCGGAGATCCCGGCGCTGCGCGCGGATCCGGAGCTTCTGCGCCGCGCGCTGGTGAACCTGGTGGTCAACGCCATCCAGAACGTGAGCGCCGGGGGCGAGGTGCGCGTGTCGGCCGAGCCAGGGCGCGAGCGGAACGTGGTCATCGCCGTGGGCAACGAGGGCCGGCCGATCGCGCCGGCGATCGCGGAGCGCATGTTCGAGCCGTTCTTCACCACGCGTGCGATGGGGACCGGGCTCGGGCTGGCGCTGGTGAAGCGCGCCGTCGAGGACATGGGTGGAACGGTGGCGCTGCGCTCGTCGAATGCCGGGCCGCGGTTCGAGCTCAGCCTTCCGGTCGCCGACGCGAGCTGAGCGAAGCGCTCACCGCCGCCACGGCGCCAGGTAGCCCACGAGCTTCCCGAACGCGATGGCGTCGTCACGACGAAGCTTCATCTGCGGCCCGCTCACCAGGACGTTCGTCGCGCCGACGCGCGTGCCGTTGCTGCTTCCGAGATCGTCGACGCGCGCGCCGCTTCGCAAGATCGCGATGCGCGCGTGCTTGCGCGAGACGGTGTCCGCGCGCTCCCAGCTCGGCTCCACCACGATGTCCGCGTCGCCGCTGCGTCCGACGACGTAGCTCCCGCCCGGCCGCAGCCCGAAGATGCGGTCGCCCAGATACAGCACCCACGGCGGGCCCTGCTGATCCTCCGCTTCGAGCTGCAGTCGCGAGGGCACCCAGTGGATCGGCCCGGGCGCCAGGTGTTCTGCCTCGCGCCGCAGCTTCTGCATGCGCGCGTCCACCGTGTCGTTGGGCAGGGGCCGACCAATCCAGCCGTGGCCCTCATGCAGGTTGGAGCGGCTTCGCGCGGACACCGACGGCTCCTGCAGATCGCGCGGCGCGCCGTCCTCGGCCACGAGCTTCTGGATCGACTCGAAGGGAATCATCCGCGTTGGCGAGTCGATCACGGGCGGCCGCACGTCCAGCGCCGGGAGCGCGCGGAGCTGCCGCAAGGCCGCCTTGGCCGTGTCGGGTCGATCATTGGGAGAGCGCGCCACGAGCCGCTCGATGAAGTCGGCGAACGGCTCGCTCACGTTCACGTACGGTTTGAACTTGAAGTCGAGCTCCACCGTGCGCAGCTCGGAGACGGCGCGGCGGCTCAAGAGGCGCGCGAGCGTGGCGCCGAGCGCGTAGAGATCCGATCGGCCGTCGACCTCGCCCGCGAGCTGCTCGGGCGGCATGTACTCGAAGGTGCCGGCGCCGCTGGCCGGGTTGCTCGAGCCCAGGTCGCGGACCGAGCCGAAGTCGACGAGCACCGTGCTCCCGTCCGGCTTGAGGATGAGGTTGGCCGGCTTCACGTCGCGGTGGATGAGCGCGGGCGAGCGGCTGTGGAGGTACTCGAGCACCTCCAGCACTTCGGCGGCGATGCGGCGCGCGTCGGGTTCATCGAAGCGGCGCTCGTCGAGCGACACCT encodes:
- a CDS encoding protein kinase; the encoded protein is MTTDRKCPACGAPSAGALRCAKCGAALRAKDFVIEALLFLSPYTRVYRARRGGDVVALKELSFGVAPDVKSIDRFEREGRVLRQLEHPRIPTFIDAFVDGEGPELRLYIAQTFVPGSNLEVSLDERRFDEPDARRIAAEVLEVLEYLHSRSPALIHRDVKPANLILKPDGSTVLVDFGSVRDLGSSNPASGAGTFEYMPPEQLAGEVDGRSDLYALGATLARLLSRRAVSELRTVELDFKFKPYVNVSEPFADFIERLVARSPNDRPDTAKAALRQLRALPALDVRPPVIDSPTRMIPFESIQKLVAEDGAPRDLQEPSVSARSRSNLHEGHGWIGRPLPNDTVDARMQKLRREAEHLAPGPIHWVPSRLQLEAEDQQGPPWVLYLGDRIFGLRPGGSYVVGRSGDADIVVEPSWERADTVSRKHARIAILRSGARVDDLGSSNGTRVGATNVLVSGPQMKLRRDDAIAFGKLVGYLAPWRR